One window of the Babesia microti strain RI chromosome IV, complete genome genome contains the following:
- a CDS encoding hypothetical protein (overlaps_old_locusTagID:BBM_III05825): MELEVDSYVYSREYDEIIYESDTSDIKLCDSILSVNYGKFLKVMSGSNFKPLKRDLFNNTDNKFCRKSVDDNTTSDNININDVTTLSARCPTYLSYVKCIYSNYIQPLSYHTHYKTYTNDFLKFIDDGIKSEVRSVFVKTRGGDLSFHLRQVLFQFCQFISYACPKLLDSFAVIHKLQGQDWYNNFACSAFDYITPIGNFNDLFDTSIEGVNEITVKEFVKLEIDAYINFEYRSDYIKDWQRGKINNNLIYTTIGTLYDVPINDQFNLNEFFFEYCVELCAYLSRLANLKNYYSKEGLARFYFICAHREIDCNVICGVCN; encoded by the exons atgGAACTTGAAGTTGATAGCTATGTTTATAGTAGAGAAtatgatgaaataatttacgAGTCTGATACGTCAGACATCAAATTGTGTGATAGCATACTTAGTGTTAATTATGGGAAATTTCTAAAGGTTATGAGTGGAAGCAATTTTAAACCTTTAAAAAGGGATCTATTTAACAACacagataataaattttgtaggAAATCAGTCGATGATAACACAACAAgtgataatataaatattaatgatgTAACAACACTATCTGCCAGATGTCcaacatatttatcatatgtaaaatgcatatattcaaattatatccAACCTCTATCATATCATACACATTATAAAACGTATACAAATGACTTTCTAAAGTTTATCGATGATGGAATAAAGAGTGAGGTTAGATCTGTATTTGTGAAAACTAGGGGCGGTGATCTATCTTTCCATTTGAGACAAgtattatttcaattttgtcAATTCATAAGTTATGCATGTCCCAAATTACTAGATTCATTTGCcgttatacataaattacaaGGTCAAGATTGGTATAATAACTTTGCCTGCAg CGCATTTGATTACATTACACCTATAggcaattttaatgatttatttgataCTTCTATTGAAGGTGTAAATGAAATAACTGTGAaagaatttgttaaattggaaattgacgcctatattaattttgaatatagGTCTGATTATATAAAGGACTGGCAACGTggaaaaattaataataatctaatttatacaaCTATAGGTACATTGTACGATGTCCCTATAAACGATCAATTCAATTTGAATGAATTTTTCTTCGAATATTGTGTTGAATTATGCGCCTATTTGTCACGACTAGCA aactTGAAGAATTATTATTCTAAAGAAGGATTGGCCAGGTTTTATTTTATCTGTGCACATAGGGAAATTGATTGTAACGTTATTTGTGGTGTATGCAATTAA
- a CDS encoding hypothetical protein (overlaps_old_locusTagID:BBM_III05830), translating to MANKITIKNVKELLGPDYVDELIDKFDIKTSKSFTTRDANFISKSIVIIIKHYFYEKKTFISNKFVSLNIEKTTVETDSDNSDNCITIPQHNGLDTINNQNKSNELPNSIDINKLKVILNRISGVGSPRKLYSYFISLINGEINNSIKYILLLPLAKCLRRIELRRSPLIANILASLHTLVNEGITSIIEINYYLSFIDQIWDEPISDDIHGVANSCLKSFSVQLNEKLFYKIYQENDLTFVNSVKRLCHRYIKNEGDVLEWFISLKTIPNACFRGPLESNSNQESILSFTMLDNSYLSSSISHTSNTNEESTSEVILPLVYSHKSRGIMAMHSALAIIKSCTNINDLLYKKCILKLISWANDEFKFCDYKITSLKGTSWQPIEISDTLILWNEKELLSAINDMINGKTAQE from the coding sequence ATggccaataaaattaccattaaaaatgtaaaagAGCTATTGGGGCCGGATTATGTTgatgaattaattgataaatttgatattaaaaCATCCAAATCATTCACAACTCGAGATGCGAattttatatctaaatCAATAGTTATAATCATTAAACACTACTTTTACGAAAAAAAAACATTCATttctaacaaatttgtgtctcttaatattgaaaaaacGACGGTTGAAACGGATTCTGATAATTCCGATAACTGCATAACCATTCCACAACACAACGGTTTAGATActattaataatcaaaataaatcaaatgaattgCCTAATTctattgatataaataaattaaaagtTATTCTAAATCGCATTTCTGGTGTTGGAAGCCCACGCAAACTATATTCCTATTttatatcactaataaatggggaaataaataacagtattaaatacatattattattaccatTAGCTAAATGCTTAAGAAGAATTGAACTAAGAAGGAGTCCATTAATTGCAAACATTTTAGCATCATTGCATACGCTGGTAAATGAAGGAATCACATctataattgaaataaactattatttatcattcaTTGACCAAATTTGGGATGAACCAATATCAGATGATATTCACGGCGTGGCTAATAGTTGTTTAAAGTCATTTTCTGTGCAATtgaatgaaaaattgttttacaaaatttaccaagAAAACGATTTAACGTTTGTAAATAGTGTTAAAAGGTTATGTCACAGgtacattaaaaatgaaggtGATGTATTGGAGTGGTTTATCAGCTTGAAAACAATTCCTAACGCGTGTTTTAGAGGCCCATTAGAGTCTAATAGTAACCAAGAATCTATACTATCGTTTACCATGTTAGATAACAGTTATTTGTCAAGTTCTATAAGTCATACAAGTAATACCAATGAAGAATCTACAAGCGAAGTGATATTGCCCCTAGTTTATTCACACAAATCTAGAGGTATAATGGCAATGCATTCTGCACTAgcaattattaaatcttgcacaaatatcaacgatttattgtataaaaaatgtatattgaaattaatatcatGGGCAAACgatgaatttaaattttgtgattacaaaataacaaGTCTAAAAGGAACATCTTGGCAACCAATTGAAATAAGTGACACTTTAATACTATGGAATGAAAAGGAATTGTTGTCCGCCATTAACGACATGATAAACGGTAAAACTGCCCAAGAATGA